In Kogia breviceps isolate mKogBre1 chromosome 7, mKogBre1 haplotype 1, whole genome shotgun sequence, a single window of DNA contains:
- the BDNF gene encoding brain-derived neurotrophic factor isoform X2, which yields MTILFLTMVISYFSCMKAAPMKEANVRGQGSLAYPGMRTHGTLESVNGPKAGSRGLTSSLADTVEHVIEELLDEDQTVRPSEENNKDADMYTSRVMLSSQVPLEPPLLFLLEEYKNYLDAANMSMRVRRHSDPARRGELSVCDSISEWVTAADKKTAVDMSGGTVTVLEKVPVSKGQLKQYFYETKCNPMGYTKEGCRGIDKRHWNSQCRTTQSYVRALTMDSKKRIGWRFIRIDTSCVCTLTIKRGR from the coding sequence ATGACCATCCTTTTCCTTACTATGGTTATTTCATACTTCAGTTGCATGAAGGCTGCCCCCATGAAAGAAGCCAACGTCCGAGGACAAGGCAGCTTGGCCTACCCAGGTATGCGGACCCATGGGACTCTGGAGAGCGTGAATGGGCCCAAGGCGGGTTCAAGAGGCCTGACGTCGTCGTTGGCTGACACTGTTGAACACGTGATCGAAGAGCTCTTGGACGAGGACCAGACAGTTCGGCCCAGTGAGGAAAACAATAAGGACGCGGACATGTACACGTCCCGGGTGATGCTGAGCAGTCAAGTGCCTTTGGagcctcctctcctcttcctgctcGAGGAATACAAAAATTACCTGGATGCTGCGAACATGTCCATGAGGGTCCGGCGCCACTCGGACCCTGCCCGCCGCGGGGAGCTGAGCGTGTGTGACAGCATCAGCGAGTGGGTGACGGCAGCGGATAAAAAGACTGCAGTGGACATGTCAGGCGGGACGGTCACGGTCCTCGAAAAAGTCCCCGTCTCGAAAGGCCAACTGAAGCAGTACTTCTACGAGACCAAGTGCAATCCCATGGGTTACACAAAGGAGGGCTGCAGGGGCATAGACAAGAGGCATTGGAACTCCCAGTGCCGAACTACCCAGTCGTACGTTCGGGCCCTCACCATGGATAGCAAAAAGCGCATTGGCTGGCGGTTCATACGGATAGACACTTCCTGTGTATGTACATTGACCATTAAGAGGGGAAGATAG
- the BDNF gene encoding brain-derived neurotrophic factor isoform X1, with protein sequence MFHQVRRVMTILFLTMVISYFSCMKAAPMKEANVRGQGSLAYPGMRTHGTLESVNGPKAGSRGLTSSLADTVEHVIEELLDEDQTVRPSEENNKDADMYTSRVMLSSQVPLEPPLLFLLEEYKNYLDAANMSMRVRRHSDPARRGELSVCDSISEWVTAADKKTAVDMSGGTVTVLEKVPVSKGQLKQYFYETKCNPMGYTKEGCRGIDKRHWNSQCRTTQSYVRALTMDSKKRIGWRFIRIDTSCVCTLTIKRGR encoded by the coding sequence TTCCACCAGGTGAGAAGAGTGATGACCATCCTTTTCCTTACTATGGTTATTTCATACTTCAGTTGCATGAAGGCTGCCCCCATGAAAGAAGCCAACGTCCGAGGACAAGGCAGCTTGGCCTACCCAGGTATGCGGACCCATGGGACTCTGGAGAGCGTGAATGGGCCCAAGGCGGGTTCAAGAGGCCTGACGTCGTCGTTGGCTGACACTGTTGAACACGTGATCGAAGAGCTCTTGGACGAGGACCAGACAGTTCGGCCCAGTGAGGAAAACAATAAGGACGCGGACATGTACACGTCCCGGGTGATGCTGAGCAGTCAAGTGCCTTTGGagcctcctctcctcttcctgctcGAGGAATACAAAAATTACCTGGATGCTGCGAACATGTCCATGAGGGTCCGGCGCCACTCGGACCCTGCCCGCCGCGGGGAGCTGAGCGTGTGTGACAGCATCAGCGAGTGGGTGACGGCAGCGGATAAAAAGACTGCAGTGGACATGTCAGGCGGGACGGTCACGGTCCTCGAAAAAGTCCCCGTCTCGAAAGGCCAACTGAAGCAGTACTTCTACGAGACCAAGTGCAATCCCATGGGTTACACAAAGGAGGGCTGCAGGGGCATAGACAAGAGGCATTGGAACTCCCAGTGCCGAACTACCCAGTCGTACGTTCGGGCCCTCACCATGGATAGCAAAAAGCGCATTGGCTGGCGGTTCATACGGATAGACACTTCCTGTGTATGTACATTGACCATTAAGAGGGGAAGATAG